Proteins encoded within one genomic window of Bacteroides sedimenti:
- a CDS encoding endonuclease/exonuclease/phosphatase family protein: protein MKKLQILFICLFVLSLSGRAQEKKFDFYSIAFYNQENLFDTIHDSGKNDYEYLPDGKNNWDTKKYTSKLKNMAEVISQLSKDKLGTTPVAVGLAEVENKRVLEDLLKEPALAPSGYQFIHYEGPDERGIDCALLYKPDQFKVTASKLVPYVNAEDTVHKTRGFLVVSGLLAGEKLTIIVNHWPSRGADAPARIIAGKQVRVLKDSLLKEDANSKIIIMGDMNDDPMDESMSQALGAKKEISEVEEGGLYNPWWNTLAEKKIGTLTYRGKWNLFDQIVVSSNLLGNDASTLKFCKHEIFARDFMIQQSGDYKGSPKRTFGGRIWLNGYSDHLPTIIYLAKAVK, encoded by the coding sequence ATGAAAAAACTGCAAATTCTTTTTATTTGTCTTTTTGTATTGTCTTTATCCGGCCGTGCGCAGGAAAAGAAGTTCGATTTTTATAGTATCGCCTTTTATAATCAGGAGAACCTGTTCGATACGATTCACGACTCGGGTAAAAACGATTATGAATATCTGCCCGATGGAAAAAATAACTGGGATACTAAGAAATATACATCCAAGCTTAAAAACATGGCCGAGGTAATCAGTCAGCTGTCAAAGGACAAGCTGGGTACAACTCCTGTTGCCGTTGGACTTGCTGAAGTTGAAAACAAGAGAGTGCTCGAAGACCTTCTGAAGGAACCTGCTCTTGCTCCATCCGGATATCAGTTTATTCATTATGAAGGTCCCGACGAACGTGGAATAGATTGCGCTTTATTATACAAACCAGATCAGTTCAAGGTTACCGCTAGCAAATTGGTTCCGTATGTCAACGCTGAAGATACGGTTCATAAAACACGTGGATTTCTGGTTGTAAGCGGATTATTGGCAGGCGAAAAGCTTACAATCATTGTTAACCACTGGCCTTCAAGGGGTGCCGATGCTCCGGCCCGAATCATAGCCGGCAAGCAGGTGCGTGTGCTAAAGGATTCTCTGCTGAAAGAAGATGCCAACTCAAAGATTATAATCATGGGGGATATGAATGATGATCCGATGGACGAAAGCATGAGTCAGGCTTTGGGTGCAAAAAAGGAAATTAGTGAGGTAGAAGAGGGTGGACTCTACAATCCCTGGTGGAATACATTGGCTGAAAAGAAAATTGGAACCTTAACCTACCGTGGGAAATGGAATCTCTTCGATCAGATAGTGGTATCCTCAAATCTGCTTGGAAACGATGCCAGCACACTGAAATTCTGCAAACACGAAATCTTTGCCCGCGACTTCATGATACAGCAAAGTGGCGATTACAAAGGCTCTCCCAAGCGTACTTTCGGCGGTAGAATATGGCTTAACGGATACAGTGACCACCTGCCAACCATCATCTATCTTGCGAAAGCAGTAAAATAA
- a CDS encoding class II fructose-bisphosphate aldolase, with the protein MVNYKDLGLVNTKDMFKRAIAGKYAIAAFNFNNLEQMQAIVQAAVETKSPVILQVSSGARKYANQTLLRYLAQGAVEYAKELGCEKPEIVLHLDHGDSFELCKSCIDMGFSSVMIDGSHFPYEENIALTKKVVEYAHQFDVTVEGELGVLAGVEDDVVAEHHTYTQPSEVVDFVTRTGVDSLAISIGTSHGANKFTPAQCTRDENGILIPPPLRFDILEEIEKEIPGFPIVLHGSSSVPQDLVAQINQYGGKLVDSIGIPEEQLRKAASSAVCKINIDSDGRLAMTAAVRKVFAESPAEFDPRKYLGPARDSLKALYKKKLENVLGSAGKLA; encoded by the coding sequence ATGGTTAATTACAAAGATTTAGGCCTCGTAAACACTAAAGATATGTTTAAGAGAGCTATTGCTGGAAAATATGCCATTGCAGCATTCAACTTCAATAACCTGGAACAAATGCAGGCTATCGTTCAGGCTGCAGTAGAAACAAAGTCTCCTGTTATCCTTCAGGTATCAAGTGGTGCACGTAAATATGCTAACCAGACTTTACTTCGTTACCTGGCTCAGGGAGCAGTAGAATATGCTAAAGAACTTGGTTGTGAAAAACCAGAAATCGTTCTTCACTTAGACCATGGAGATTCTTTCGAACTTTGTAAGTCTTGTATCGATATGGGATTCTCTTCAGTAATGATTGATGGTTCTCACTTCCCATACGAAGAAAATATCGCTTTAACTAAGAAAGTAGTAGAATACGCTCACCAGTTTGATGTAACAGTTGAAGGTGAACTTGGTGTATTGGCTGGTGTTGAAGATGACGTAGTGGCAGAACACCACACATATACTCAACCATCTGAAGTTGTTGATTTCGTAACTCGCACAGGTGTTGATTCATTGGCTATTTCTATCGGTACTTCTCACGGAGCTAACAAGTTTACTCCTGCACAATGTACTCGTGACGAAAACGGTATCCTGATTCCTCCTCCATTGCGTTTCGACATCCTTGAAGAAATCGAAAAAGAAATCCCTGGATTCCCTATCGTTCTTCACGGTTCTTCTTCAGTTCCTCAGGATTTGGTTGCTCAAATCAACCAATACGGTGGTAAACTGGTAGACTCTATCGGTATTCCAGAAGAACAACTTCGTAAAGCCGCTTCTTCTGCAGTATGTAAGATTAACATCGACTCTGACGGTCGTTTGGCTATGACTGCTGCTGTACGTAAAGTATTCGCTGAAAGCCCTGCAGAATTTGACCCACGTAAATACTTAGGTCCTGCTCGTGATTCTTTGAAAGCTTTATATAAGAAGAAACTTGAAAACGTTCTTGGTTCAGCTGGTAAATTAGCATAG
- a CDS encoding PqqD family protein, which translates to MKNKEKVNLFDVIPYISEHITTEKEDGLSVVVFPRFRNKFMQKYFVPRGKSANIHIRLEEHGTAVWDLIDGNRTVKEITELLAEHFGQEENYEYRITTYIASLYRNGFIKYKTAM; encoded by the coding sequence ATGAAGAATAAAGAGAAAGTAAACCTGTTTGATGTGATTCCATACATCAGCGAGCATATTACAACGGAAAAGGAGGATGGCCTATCGGTGGTTGTATTTCCCCGCTTCCGAAATAAGTTTATGCAGAAGTATTTTGTGCCGAGAGGAAAATCGGCCAATATACATATCCGGCTCGAAGAGCATGGAACGGCTGTTTGGGATTTGATAGATGGCAACCGCACGGTGAAAGAGATTACGGAGCTGCTGGCCGAACACTTCGGTCAGGAAGAAAACTACGAATACCGTATCACCACCTACATTGCCAGTCTGTACAGAAACGGGTTTATAAAGTATAAAACGGCTATGTAA
- a CDS encoding type B 50S ribosomal protein L31: protein MKKGIHPESYRPVVFKDMSNGDVFLSQSTCNTKDTIEFEGETYPLVKLEISSTSHPFYTGKSTMIDTAGRIDKFKSRYGNRNKK from the coding sequence ATGAAAAAAGGTATTCATCCAGAATCATATCGTCCAGTCGTATTCAAAGATATGTCTAACGGCGATGTATTTTTATCTCAATCAACTTGCAACACTAAAGACACTATCGAATTCGAAGGTGAAACTTATCCATTGGTTAAGCTTGAAATTTCAAGCACTTCTCACCCATTCTACACTGGTAAGTCTACAATGATTGACACAGCTGGTCGTATCGATAAGTTCAAGAGCCGTTACGGAAACCGTAATAAGAAATAA
- a CDS encoding OPT family oligopeptide transporter: MADEKKFVPFVSAENSMKEFTGRALLIGLVLAVVLGAANAYLGLKAGMTIAATYPAAVIGMAILRFFKGTILEENITRTVGSIGESVAAGAIFTLPAFYISGVWSGEQFSSIGSYFIASLILITGGVLGVLFVALLRRVMVEDKELPFPESVAAAEIHKSGQSGSGGSKYLFSAMIVGAVVKIAGDLRLFATEWTTFFKSTLAKFADGKALDGGFLAGGPSISPAYLGVGYIIGPRLSALNFSGSVMAWGLMVPMLLTVLGSSFVGSLPQNAALPVDSPDAWMNAATVVWKEIVRIIAIGGMLVAACFTLYRMRGSLGTGLKRSVKDLKRATQGSAADVERTEKDLKSSWILLGICFAAIATFVITYFIFNTSILVAIVASTIMIVLAFFFAAVSGYLVGIIGSSNNPISGLTLTALVVTALILVACGVDKANGGVAAVLGIAAIVCVAAAVGGEMFQDLKAGHILGGTPWKMQAGDLIGVVIAGFVMFGVLIVLNQGDINMGLQQGYEGGFGSKNLSAPQAGLMATLSQGIIGGQMAWVLIIAGMIMAVAFILMGITSPMLIFVGMYLPFNTVFAIFVGGLIKGVLDLYVARRKYSVGQIAAVENTGVLLASGLIAGEALMGLVVAIFAMFNIFFADMLPFANPNYVVGLLIILVIGYFFVRIPLKKADSMK; the protein is encoded by the coding sequence ATGGCAGATGAAAAGAAATTCGTGCCTTTCGTTTCGGCGGAGAATAGCATGAAAGAATTTACCGGAAGAGCATTGCTCATCGGTTTGGTCCTGGCAGTAGTGCTGGGAGCCGCAAATGCTTACCTGGGCTTGAAAGCAGGTATGACCATTGCCGCAACTTATCCTGCGGCGGTGATTGGTATGGCAATCTTACGTTTCTTTAAGGGAACCATCCTCGAAGAGAACATCACCCGTACCGTTGGGTCTATCGGTGAGTCGGTAGCAGCAGGTGCAATCTTCACCTTACCGGCGTTTTACATCTCCGGAGTGTGGAGCGGAGAGCAGTTTAGCTCTATTGGCAGCTACTTTATCGCTTCACTTATTCTGATTACCGGTGGTGTGCTGGGCGTACTTTTTGTTGCGTTGTTGCGCCGTGTGATGGTGGAAGACAAAGAACTTCCTTTCCCCGAGAGTGTGGCGGCAGCCGAAATCCATAAGAGTGGTCAGAGCGGCTCCGGAGGTTCCAAATATCTTTTCTCGGCAATGATTGTAGGTGCGGTGGTTAAGATTGCCGGCGACCTTCGTCTTTTTGCCACAGAATGGACCACCTTCTTCAAGTCCACTCTTGCTAAGTTTGCCGATGGAAAGGCACTCGACGGTGGATTCCTTGCCGGAGGTCCTTCTATCAGCCCCGCCTATTTAGGTGTTGGCTACATCATCGGCCCTCGTCTTTCAGCCCTCAACTTCAGTGGTTCTGTTATGGCATGGGGACTGATGGTGCCTATGTTGCTTACCGTTTTGGGTTCTTCTTTTGTGGGTTCACTTCCTCAGAATGCAGCACTGCCTGTCGATTCGCCCGATGCATGGATGAATGCGGCAACTGTGGTGTGGAAAGAGATCGTTCGTATCATTGCAATCGGCGGTATGCTGGTAGCTGCCTGCTTTACGCTGTACAGAATGCGTGGTAGTCTGGGTACCGGCTTGAAACGCTCGGTGAAAGACCTGAAGCGTGCTACTCAAGGTTCGGCAGCAGATGTAGAGCGTACGGAAAAAGACCTAAAATCCTCTTGGATTCTTCTTGGTATCTGTTTCGCTGCAATTGCCACATTCGTGATAACCTACTTCATATTCAATACATCTATATTGGTGGCTATCGTAGCTTCAACCATCATGATTGTGCTTGCCTTCTTTTTTGCAGCTGTTTCCGGTTACCTGGTTGGTATCATCGGTTCAAGCAACAACCCAATCAGTGGTCTTACATTGACAGCATTGGTGGTAACAGCCTTGATTCTGGTTGCCTGTGGTGTTGATAAAGCCAACGGAGGTGTTGCCGCGGTGCTTGGAATCGCAGCCATTGTTTGTGTGGCGGCTGCCGTAGGTGGCGAAATGTTCCAGGACTTGAAAGCCGGACATATCTTGGGTGGTACTCCCTGGAAGATGCAGGCGGGCGACCTGATTGGTGTGGTTATCGCAGGTTTTGTGATGTTCGGTGTATTGATTGTCCTGAATCAGGGCGATATCAATATGGGACTTCAGCAAGGCTACGAAGGAGGTTTCGGAAGCAAGAACCTTTCGGCCCCTCAGGCTGGTTTGATGGCCACCTTGTCACAAGGAATCATCGGCGGACAAATGGCATGGGTGCTGATTATCGCCGGTATGATTATGGCGGTTGCTTTCATCCTGATGGGAATCACCAGTCCGATGCTTATTTTTGTGGGAATGTATCTTCCATTCAATACAGTATTTGCTATCTTTGTGGGCGGTCTTATTAAGGGAGTTCTCGACCTTTACGTGGCGCGCCGCAAATACAGCGTAGGTCAGATTGCAGCGGTCGAAAACACCGGAGTGCTTCTGGCATCAGGTTTGATTGCCGGTGAGGCGTTGATGGGATTGGTAGTGGCAATCTTTGCTATGTTTAACATCTTCTTTGCCGACATGCTTCCGTTCGCTAACCCGAACTATGTGGTTGGTTTATTAATTATATTGGTAATCGGTTATTTCTTCGTTCGTATTCCGCTCAAGAAAGCTGATTCGATGAAGTAG
- a CDS encoding endonuclease I family protein encodes MKKTLLRSLILLFIVCLNGQLVAQIPAGYYTSAEGKSKSELKTALYNIIKTARVLSYGSGSSSTWSGFIKTDIRPEDGTVWDMYSNNHVNFNGTSAASGMNIEHALANSWWGGTKNQTYNDLFNLNPSDITANSAKGSYPMAVVDGTKTFDNGVIKVGVSSSRPGGFITAWEPADEYKGDFARGYMYMVTCYENLSSIWTGNSVNQLDNNTYPVFEPWAYNLLLKWCKDDPVSQKEINRNNEVYKIQGNRNPFIDYPELVDYVWGTKTDTPWYISSGTDPILYSPSNNSTLDLGAVAINSTLQKEVSVTGNNFTGDISVVVSGTGFIVNVSALSKEQVLAGAKVLVQYTSATAAASTGQLTLSGDGVTVTVNLKAEAVDKIPVLSAENITSGSFVAKWKNIGVSSSYQFSLYNSDKTTLVDGYPITVDAATEKQTITGLTPETVYYYQIVGGGLSSLLTEIKTDVKSSSTVTNFFEDFEKGTKGSYSTTDLVNATMGSWTFNNSLIMGTDVKDLKNGNQSARLGKYVGASVSMNADKIDGAGTLSFYAGTYGTDAAVTFGVYYSIDGGSNWVTVDNNVSASSTFTKYTYALNVSSPVRIKISNIGGTSRVNVDDVSITANASTGISGNEISPLSFFVQGNQLIIQNNMIQNIQVSGISGQVLFNHKLMPGVTTINLPKGIYILKGENLTKKVMMK; translated from the coding sequence ATGAAAAAAACACTTTTACGTTCGTTGATTCTTTTATTTATAGTCTGTCTTAACGGACAACTGGTTGCACAAATTCCTGCCGGATACTACACTTCAGCCGAAGGAAAGAGTAAATCAGAGTTGAAAACAGCGTTGTATAACATTATTAAGACTGCTCGTGTTTTGAGCTATGGCAGCGGATCAAGTAGTACCTGGTCTGGTTTTATAAAAACAGATATCCGTCCGGAGGATGGCACTGTATGGGATATGTACTCTAATAACCACGTGAATTTCAACGGTACATCGGCAGCATCCGGAATGAATATAGAGCACGCTTTAGCAAACAGTTGGTGGGGTGGTACTAAAAATCAAACATATAACGATTTATTTAACTTAAATCCATCCGATATAACAGCCAATTCTGCCAAGGGAAGTTATCCAATGGCCGTTGTTGATGGAACTAAAACTTTTGATAACGGAGTAATTAAAGTCGGAGTTTCTAGCAGCCGACCTGGCGGCTTTATTACTGCCTGGGAACCGGCCGATGAATACAAAGGCGATTTTGCCCGGGGATATATGTATATGGTGACTTGCTATGAAAACCTTTCCAGTATTTGGACCGGAAACTCAGTTAATCAGTTGGATAATAATACCTATCCGGTATTTGAACCCTGGGCATACAATCTTCTGTTAAAGTGGTGTAAAGACGATCCTGTAAGTCAGAAAGAGATAAACCGAAACAATGAGGTGTATAAAATTCAGGGAAACCGGAATCCTTTCATCGATTATCCGGAACTGGTAGATTATGTTTGGGGAACAAAGACTGATACTCCCTGGTATATCTCGTCTGGAACAGATCCGATTTTATATTCACCGTCTAATAATTCCACTCTTGATTTAGGTGCTGTGGCAATCAATAGTACCCTTCAAAAAGAAGTTTCAGTTACCGGTAATAATTTTACCGGTGATATTTCTGTTGTAGTTTCGGGCACAGGATTTATTGTGAATGTTTCTGCCTTGAGTAAAGAGCAAGTGCTTGCCGGTGCAAAGGTTTTAGTGCAATACACTTCCGCTACAGCAGCTGCTTCAACCGGTCAACTGACTTTGTCTGGTGATGGAGTGACTGTTACTGTAAATCTAAAAGCTGAAGCTGTTGATAAGATTCCTGTTTTATCAGCCGAAAATATCACTTCCGGGTCGTTTGTTGCTAAATGGAAAAACATTGGGGTGTCTTCTAGTTATCAGTTCAGTCTGTACAATTCAGACAAAACCACTTTAGTAGATGGCTATCCCATTACGGTTGATGCAGCAACCGAGAAGCAAACAATTACAGGATTGACTCCTGAAACAGTCTACTATTATCAGATTGTTGGAGGAGGACTCTCTTCTCTACTGACAGAAATAAAGACTGATGTTAAGTCCTCTTCGACAGTAACAAACTTCTTTGAAGATTTTGAAAAAGGAACAAAAGGTTCATATTCCACAACCGATCTGGTAAATGCAACTATGGGTTCTTGGACTTTTAACAACTCATTGATTATGGGTACAGATGTTAAAGACTTAAAGAATGGTAATCAATCGGCCCGTTTAGGGAAATACGTCGGAGCATCTGTTTCTATGAATGCCGATAAAATAGATGGAGCAGGCACTCTTTCATTCTATGCAGGAACATATGGCACCGACGCTGCTGTCACTTTCGGGGTTTATTACTCCATTGATGGAGGGAGCAATTGGGTAACAGTAGATAACAATGTTTCAGCTAGCAGTACTTTTACAAAATACACATACGCTCTGAATGTTTCTTCACCGGTCCGTATTAAAATAAGTAATATTGGAGGTACTTCACGTGTGAATGTTGATGATGTATCTATAACTGCAAACGCATCAACAGGCATATCCGGCAATGAGATTTCACCGCTCAGCTTTTTTGTGCAGGGCAATCAGCTTATTATTCAAAACAACATGATTCAGAATATACAAGTTTCGGGCATATCAGGTCAGGTTTTATTTAACCATAAGCTGATGCCGGGAGTAACAACTATAAACCTTCCTAAAGGAATATACATTCTGAAAGGAGAAAACCTCACGAAAAAGGTAATGATGAAATAA